One segment of Ignavibacteria bacterium DNA contains the following:
- a CDS encoding outer membrane lipoprotein carrier protein LolA: MNRREALQAFLGLSVAIGVAYDATAGTDLLQRFHTTYRNATTIRCTFTSASGIAGTIIAKRGGYYRVELPDRTIVSDAKTVYSATPSARTVILNTYRSRSKEVSLEKVFFDIMNIYRGTIIDQRNGGGTIRLTPPDANTQISGVSNVDVTIDKTMKVTRIVLTENGSTTSYTVSKMAIDPKVASKTFTFSPPKGWEIIDLR, translated from the coding sequence ATGAACCGACGAGAGGCGCTACAGGCATTTCTGGGCCTTTCTGTAGCCATTGGCGTCGCGTACGATGCCACAGCAGGTACAGACTTGCTCCAGCGATTTCATACTACCTATCGGAATGCCACAACGATCCGTTGTACGTTCACGTCAGCATCAGGAATAGCTGGAACCATCATCGCCAAGCGCGGAGGGTACTACCGTGTTGAACTGCCGGATCGAACGATTGTGAGTGACGCCAAGACCGTCTACAGTGCCACTCCGTCTGCCCGAACGGTGATCCTCAACACATACCGGTCCCGTTCCAAGGAGGTTTCCCTGGAGAAGGTGTTCTTTGATATCATGAACATCTATCGCGGCACGATCATCGATCAACGAAACGGTGGAGGTACCATCCGTCTCACACCACCGGATGCGAACACTCAGATCTCCGGTGTTTCGAATGTTGATGTAACGATAGACAAGACGATGAAGGTCACACGGATCGTGCTCACAGAGAACGGGTCAACCACTTCCTACACCGTCTCTAAGATGGCGATCGACCCCAAGGTTGCATCCAAGACGTTCACCTTCAGTCCACCGAAGGGTTGGGAGATCATCGATCTTCGATAG
- a CDS encoding DUF3108 domain-containing protein, whose translation MIRPLIIISLLSLAAIQIAAEDPNMMRFAVNEAFGLGERLEYDVGYRFIKAGTAVFSVGKEPVNVNGRPCYDIRFDVMSLSSLDFLYKVRDRYRTLVDIDGIFPWKFEQTIREGGYRKDYEATFDQVGNKAYTTEGTFDVPPFVHDIVSAFYYVRSVDIRKFKKGETVNLKNFFDRESHDLVVRILGRQQVEVEAGTFNCIVVEPVIKSGSLFKFEGKLLLWLSDDDRRVPVKVSTKIPIGTIDAELTSYRGLRGPLTSKIK comes from the coding sequence ATGATTCGCCCCCTTATCATCATCTCTCTTCTTTCCCTAGCTGCTATTCAGATCGCAGCGGAGGATCCTAACATGATGCGCTTCGCAGTAAATGAAGCCTTCGGTTTAGGAGAACGGTTGGAATACGACGTTGGCTACAGGTTCATTAAGGCAGGGACAGCCGTTTTCTCTGTGGGCAAGGAGCCTGTGAACGTCAATGGTCGACCTTGTTATGACATCCGTTTTGACGTGATGTCCCTTAGCAGTTTGGACTTTCTCTACAAGGTTCGCGATCGATACCGCACCCTCGTGGACATCGACGGGATCTTCCCGTGGAAGTTTGAGCAGACCATCCGCGAAGGGGGCTATAGGAAGGATTACGAAGCAACGTTCGATCAAGTGGGCAACAAGGCCTACACCACCGAAGGGACGTTTGACGTTCCCCCGTTCGTGCACGATATCGTATCGGCCTTCTACTACGTACGTTCTGTTGACATCCGGAAGTTCAAGAAGGGCGAGACCGTTAACCTCAAGAACTTCTTCGACCGCGAGTCACACGACCTGGTAGTTCGCATCCTTGGACGGCAACAAGTTGAAGTTGAGGCCGGTACGTTCAATTGTATCGTTGTTGAACCGGTCATCAAATCCGGCAGCCTCTTCAAGTTCGAGGGCAAACTCCTCCTCTGGCTTAGTGACGATGACCGTAGAGTCCCTGTCAAGGTCAGTACAAAGATCCCTATCGGCACCATCGATGCCGAACTAACCTCCTACCGCGGGCTTAGAGGCCCGCTTACATCGAAGATCAAGTAA